In the Nostoc sp. 'Peltigera membranacea cyanobiont' N6 genome, TCACGCCATCCATTCCACCCAATCGGGCGCTCCGTCCACCAGTTGAGCAAACTTGTTCGGGTCAATATCCTCAAACTTGAAGATCACGCCCCACCGCTCATCAATCGTTAGTGTACTGAGTAATTCTTTAACTGATTCTACACCGTACTCAACCCGCTCAATCGCTAACTGAGCATAATATTTGACCCGTTCCCACCAAGAAATACTGGATTCTGAATCTGTGTCCATACCCCCCCGATTATTACTTCCATCTTCATTAATGGGGGGTGTGGACGGCGGGTTAATCCCATATTGAGACTGCATCCTAGCCGCATAAGCCGCATCTCTTTCAAGTGACTCTTGCCGCTTCTGTTCCTTCTCTTCCCGTTGCCTTTGCCGATACTCTAATACCTTCTGGGCAAACTCTACATCCTCAGTATTCAGCCGATAGTACCTAACGCGCTTACCATCTTCAAGCGGTCGCCGTGAAGATGTGGACAGTGCGAGTTGAGAAAGATACTGGCCCAAAATCCATACAGGAGATTCATCGAGGGGAATGGTCAGGTTGAGAATCCCCTTAACGTGAAAGGCATTGCGTTTTGAGAACTGGGCCAAAACCTGAATCATCGCTTCGTCCCCTTTAATCTCAACCCCAGACATGAGATCCATCAACACTGCCCTCAATCCCAGCCGATGACGCATAAGCCAGGACGTAGAATGGTTACTCCAGTCGGTGCAGATGCTCAAGCGATCGCGCTCCGTTTTATCCCGCTCCACCACAATATTCGGCGGTGCAACAAACTCCCGCCCAAGGTCATCGGTAATTGTCTCTCCGCTTGGGGCTAAAATTGCCTCCAGTGCCACAATCTTTTTAATTAACCGCCCAGAGTCGTCTTTTTCAACCAATTCCGGGGTAACGCTCATGCCGTAGGAGTCCTGAATGCGAAATTTCTCACATTCCAAAACTTCTTCTGGTTTGAGATAGTCTTGGTGCTGCCTAGCCGCATAAGTCCTTCTGTCAATATCTTTGGCGTTAGCCACTTTACGGTAATGCTCCGAATCGATGGCAATACCTGCCGCTTTCATCCACCGGGAAGCCCCCTCATCGGTTGCATCACCCACAGGCGCAATAGTATTGCCCATTTCTTCTAGGAGCGATCGCAAATCAGCCCGTAAATGATTGATAGACCAATTGCGTTGCCCTTCAATCTGACAACTAGCATCTAATGCCCAATCCTTCTCAGCCCCACGTTTGCCCGTTTCCCGGTTAATGCGAATCAGAAAAGCGGTCATCTCATTTGTTTGAAGAATCCTTTCCTTGATTCGACGGGCATTAGTTTCGGCGTAACCAAAGGGAGGACGAGGAGCCACCCAAACATACATGGGGACATTTGGACGATACCGCCATAATTGCTGGGCGCATTCTGTAGCCGACTGCGAGACAGCATGAAACACGCCAAACACGGCATCAAAATGATAGCTGGAAATGTCAACCCCTGAACTGAGACTGGGAGTAATTAAAAAAGCGTCAAGATCCTTAATGGCAATGTTAATCTCTCGGATAAAGATGACATTCTCTTCACTACCACTGTTCTCGGAGTGAATAGCCCACACCCGTAACTTGCGGTCTTCGGCTGATTCCGGTGTTTCGTAGTTATCATCGATTGTTGAACCGTCATTCAGCGCTCGTTCTAACTTTTTAATAAACCGCTTACTGTCGCTGACCATCATCAACTTTTTACCCATCATCAGTTGAGCGTGGAACTCTGCAACGATTGCGCTGCTGTTTTTCCCCTCGTACCAATGAACTTGACGACCACCTGAGCGATACAGGTTTTTGATGATGTAGGGTTTTTCGCCAGCCGGTCGCAAATTCATGAAAAACTCAATGGTCAAATCATCCAAGTGAGCATCAGCTAAAACAACCAGCTTGGCGTTGTAAACTAGATACTCAAGCACTTCCAGAATCGCCCCCCTGTGTTCTTTGCAGGTTTTGGACTTGAGCAGATGGGCGAGATACTGGCAGGCTTCATCAATAAATAGAATGTCATAAGCCTGTAAATCGTTCGCCATTTTATACAGAGAATCCACGGTAATGCTGAGAGCTTTTACCTGACCCCAGTCCCCGCAAGAAATCGCGGAGTACATTGCTGTTTGTAAGCGATCGCTGAGATTCTTGAGCAAAGTAACCCGATGCCCATTGTTCAAAAAGCTCAAGTTTGGGTTCTCTCTTCTGAGAACTGCCAAGATTTCAGTCTTTCCTGTTCCCATGTCGGAAACCAAACCAACTAACCCCGATTGAGGTAGGGAGTGGATCGCAAGTGAGAGATAACGGGTATTAACTGTCACATCGGGCTTGTACTTATGGAGTCCCCTGGCACGATTGATGAAAAATCTTTGCTTGTACTCGCTGATTCTTAAGGCATCAGCAATCATTGTGGTGACGGCAATATCAGCCTTTTTACCCAAAACTACAACCCAATCGTCAATTCCTTTTTCTGGCCCTGGCAGCAGCGCTACTTCACACTGGCAGCAAAGTTCTACAATTGCAGAAGCTGTGCGGCGTGTGGCTTGAAAAATCTGCTGTTTGGTTTTGGGTTTGCTTTCGTAGTCGAACAGAACAACGAATTTGCGCCCCTTTTGAGTCATTGGGACTAAATCAGGGTGAAGTCTTTCTAAATCCTCCTTGCCCACTCGACCATTCCAGATTCCAGGCAGTGCGATCGCCACAAATCCCAACGACAGTAAGCAACCACCCTTCTTCTCACCCTCTGTAAGGATTACAGGGATTTCGGGATGTGCCATTACCCAAGCCCAAAAACCTAACGCCTCTCCCTCCGAGGTAATGGTAATATGTTCTGGCATCGGCACGTTATAGCGAAGTGATACCAAGCGCCATAAATGTAGGGGCATTCTCAAGTAGGTAACTCGGTTGGGAGTTTTGGGTGGTGATTCGTACTTGACTGGCTTTTGAGTTTGCTGCTGTGTAGTCTTGTCCCATTCGAGGCGGGGGTAATCTGGTTTCATCCGTCCCCAGTCCATCGCCAACCAATCATTAAGCGGGTCAAGTCCACTAACCCACCATGCACCGGCCTCTGCGTGGACATATCGTTTCAAGTAGCCATCACGCAGTCGCCCATCGTTACGTCTGGCAGTTTGAGGTAGGGCGCATAACAGATATTCGTACACTGAGGGGCCACTAAGAGAGCGGACATTCAAAGCTGTTAACTTTGGGTCAACAGCACTGGCTAACCATTCATTCCAGTGGTTGACTTCTATGTGAGAGGGTCTTTGCGCCGATACTAAGTGATTAAATTGTTGTAATGGTGACATGAAAACTCATCCTCCTGAAGTGTGTTGGAGGAATTGGAGCTATCCCGAAAGTAATCTTATATACAAACGTTCAGAAATATAAGAACAAAATTACATAAAATTCCTGAAACGTTGTTTACATCTGGTAAGCCAGTGTTACATTGGCTTTACACCGAATCATGTACGATAAAATTACTATTAGGGATATTAATTAGGCCGTTCAAACCCGATAACCCCAATTCCCTTTGAAAACCCTGCTGTCCTACCGGGACGCGGGGTTTTCGTTGTTTTGCCTATGAGTACTTGGCTAAAGTCGCCTTGACAAACTCGATTACTTCCTCCTGTTGAATAATAAATGCAGTGCCTTTTCTTCTAAGAGCCAGAATTTTCATACTTCCAACTTCAGAATAAAGGTGTGAATTGTGATCAATAGCCGCCTTGGTGGGAGGCCATAAGACCAAAACTTTTGCTGAGGGCGTTTTTGTAGCTTCACGGGAAGACATTGCAAACAAGTCTCTGTTCTTGCTTAACCACTTCTCGTAATCTGCTAACTCAAGCAGTGGGCAAGGGTTCCACACTTTTAGCCCATGTTTGTCTTTCCTCTTGATCTGCAAAACCTCTCTAGCTTCGTTGTAGACAATCTCCTTATCTCCTATTGAGCGAATCGAGATAAACAGGTGAACTTTTCGCTCAAATCTCACAAACAAGTCGATAGGATTCTTGTCCTCTAGCTTTAGCACTGGAAAGACTTGTATCCCCTGGCTTTTGAACTCATCCAAAAGCAGGGCTGTTAATTTTTCCAGCCGTGCAAGTTTTTGAATTCTTATCAATGGCTTGTAAGCCAATGCAAAAGCTGCCCAGCCTACCGGAGTAATGAAGCCGCCTGTAGCAAGTGCAGTACCGCTAATCGCCAGAGCCAAAGCGGATTCGTAGTCTTTCGCCTCCCTAAGCATCTCTAATGCCGGTTCGTTGTGCGGCGGGAGTTGAAAATCGGTTGGTAGGTCTTTCACAGTAGTCATTGGAGACACCAAAAATTGTTTCGGTTGCTGACTAATCTCTCATCGGTTACAAGGTCAAACTTCTTTTCATCTAGGTTATCTGGTTGGTTTTTATCGGTTATGTATTTTGCTTGGGCTAAGTTCAACTGAGAGTGATCACCCTAATCTTCATCCTGTTTTTTTAATTTGGTTTTTTTTGTGTGTCTTGCCGTGAGCGCTTCCGAAGCAAGAAGTTTTACCATTTGACTCATAGAGCGTTTTTCAGTTTTTGCTTCAGCAGATATTAAGTCGTAAAGTGCTAAGTCATCTTCATCTGTGAAATAAATATTTAATCTTGTTCCTGTGGGCATCGTAACACTGTCTGGTGTTTGAATAACCCTATTGTCAGTCTAAACCTCTCACTTGTCACTGGTGTTAAACAGTGTTATGATAACACTGTAAGCCAAAAAACGCCACAAAACAAAGGCAATAGAAGCCAGAAAGTGACGCTATGGCTAACCCCTAACTGGATGTGCGGATTTAAGAGGATTCAGCCTCTAAATTCTCCAAAGCCAGAAGAACCAAGACTTTAACAAACAACAGAACCATGACAACCACATACACCAATGCCAAAAACTGGCTAGTTCAAGCGGATTTGTTAGCCAAATCAGGGCTAACTGACCTCACAGGAGGTAAAGACTCAGGTGCAGGGTATGGGAAGGCAATCATCGGTGATTTTTCGATCATGATGCCAGCCGTATACTCACTAGTTCGCAACCGCAACATCATGCACCACGAAACCATCTCAAAAGATGGGGCATGGGTGCGTTATGTACAAGGAACGCGGCTTGACTTAAAAGACGTTCAATTCTTTTGGGGCAGTGCGGCTCTAGCCCAAAGTGACCACACCTTACTGCACGAGGATAAGGCGAAAAAGGCAGAACTGGCACTAGAAAGCATCCTTGTAGACTTAGCAGTTCTGAATATTCCCGATGGGGTCAAGCTTTCAATTAGTTTGAGCAATCACAACCCAGAACGCTGGGGCCAAGAGATTAAACGCCGAGTAGAAGGGACTCACACCTTTGAACATCTGCACCCTGTAACCCGTTCCATTGTCACTAAGACAGTTGAGATTGTAGTCACAGGCATTTACCCCGAAGGATTCGGAAGTATTGCTCACTGCTTATTCGGTGAAGCGTCCCTGGTACTTGACCCCTCAGAATTAGCGATCGCACTCGATATCGGTTCATCAACTTGGTTAATTACCGTGTTCAACGGTAGTGGTGCAGTGATTGACCG is a window encoding:
- a CDS encoding plasmid replication protein, CyRepA1 family, producing the protein MSPLQQFNHLVSAQRPSHIEVNHWNEWLASAVDPKLTALNVRSLSGPSVYEYLLCALPQTARRNDGRLRDGYLKRYVHAEAGAWWVSGLDPLNDWLAMDWGRMKPDYPRLEWDKTTQQQTQKPVKYESPPKTPNRVTYLRMPLHLWRLVSLRYNVPMPEHITITSEGEALGFWAWVMAHPEIPVILTEGEKKGGCLLSLGFVAIALPGIWNGRVGKEDLERLHPDLVPMTQKGRKFVVLFDYESKPKTKQQIFQATRRTASAIVELCCQCEVALLPGPEKGIDDWVVVLGKKADIAVTTMIADALRISEYKQRFFINRARGLHKYKPDVTVNTRYLSLAIHSLPQSGLVGLVSDMGTGKTEILAVLRRENPNLSFLNNGHRVTLLKNLSDRLQTAMYSAISCGDWGQVKALSITVDSLYKMANDLQAYDILFIDEACQYLAHLLKSKTCKEHRGAILEVLEYLVYNAKLVVLADAHLDDLTIEFFMNLRPAGEKPYIIKNLYRSGGRQVHWYEGKNSSAIVAEFHAQLMMGKKLMMVSDSKRFIKKLERALNDGSTIDDNYETPESAEDRKLRVWAIHSENSGSEENVIFIREINIAIKDLDAFLITPSLSSGVDISSYHFDAVFGVFHAVSQSATECAQQLWRYRPNVPMYVWVAPRPPFGYAETNARRIKERILQTNEMTAFLIRINRETGKRGAEKDWALDASCQIEGQRNWSINHLRADLRSLLEEMGNTIAPVGDATDEGASRWMKAAGIAIDSEHYRKVANAKDIDRRTYAARQHQDYLKPEEVLECEKFRIQDSYGMSVTPELVEKDDSGRLIKKIVALEAILAPSGETITDDLGREFVAPPNIVVERDKTERDRLSICTDWSNHSTSWLMRHRLGLRAVLMDLMSGVEIKGDEAMIQVLAQFSKRNAFHVKGILNLTIPLDESPVWILGQYLSQLALSTSSRRPLEDGKRVRYYRLNTEDVEFAQKVLEYRQRQREEKEQKRQESLERDAAYAARMQSQYGINPPSTPPINEDGSNNRGGMDTDSESSISWWERVKYYAQLAIERVEYGVESVKELLSTLTIDERWGVIFKFEDIDPNKFAQLVDGAPDWVEWMA
- a CDS encoding ribbon-helix-helix domain-containing protein; translation: MPTGTRLNIYFTDEDDLALYDLISAEAKTEKRSMSQMVKLLASEALTARHTKKTKLKKQDED
- a CDS encoding ParM/StbA family protein, with protein sequence MTTTYTNAKNWLVQADLLAKSGLTDLTGGKDSGAGYGKAIIGDFSIMMPAVYSLVRNRNIMHHETISKDGAWVRYVQGTRLDLKDVQFFWGSAALAQSDHTLLHEDKAKKAELALESILVDLAVLNIPDGVKLSISLSNHNPERWGQEIKRRVEGTHTFEHLHPVTRSIVTKTVEIVVTGIYPEGFGSIAHCLFGEASLVLDPSELAIALDIGSSTWLITVFNGSGAVIDRHLIEGGAGELHTMIAETLDKRNDRVSLLSKDVKHSPSLVNQGIIEGTFTYGGNHLTGKKFETEYSQCLDQWWSNRIEKFANFVTAGNYLDRAKYLVAWGGGVSLPVVDQNLADLGCVVLNNSQFINALGLKLLTQISLGA